A region from the Diorhabda sublineata isolate icDioSubl1.1 chromosome X, icDioSubl1.1, whole genome shotgun sequence genome encodes:
- the LOC130450591 gene encoding uncharacterized protein LOC130450591, which translates to MMCLLCNIVLSTLKKANANKHYLTHKEHKYFALESESRKAALQKLKNEKYHQQASFSAFVNQNSTAVAVTYKITHILGKRGKPFSDIEIIKECIVEAVSMLDPRNVDKYKQLPPSRRTVTDRQHELAQNVTEQLHTIIQNEDVHFSIASDESTDKTNSAQVLYFIRAITKDFQCYEELLVLGTLTGKTRGADIRRRIGCFVKKGKLEKIDIISLHFASAKSLRKIYHFARHSG; encoded by the coding sequence atgatgtGTTTGTTGTGCAATATAGTTTTAAGTACTTTAAAAAAAGCGAATGCAAATAAACACTACTTGACTCAtaaagaacataaatatttcgCTTTAGAAAGTGAATCACGAAAAGCTGCACTTCAAAAGCTGAAAAATGAGAAGTATCATCAGCAGGCATCTTTTAGTGcctttgtaaatcaaaattccaCTGCAGTTGCTGTTACCTATAAAATAACACATATACTTGGGAAAAGGGGCAAACCATTTAGtgacattgaaataattaaagaatgtATTGTTGAAGCAGTGAGTATGTTAGATCCAAGAAATGtcgacaaatacaaacaattacctCCTTCAAGAAGAACTGTAACAGATCGACAGCACGAATTAGCCCAAAATGTAACAGAGCAACttcatacaattatacaaaatgaagatgttcatttttcaattgcttcaGATGAAAGCACTGATAAAACAAATTCggcacaagttttatattttattcgtgcTATAACTAAAGATTTTCAATGTTACGAAGAACTACTTGTGTTGGGTACACTAACTGGAAAAACTCGCGGAGCCGATATAAGAAGAAGGATTGGTTGctttgttaaaaaaggaaaacttgaaaaaattgatatcatttcactGCATTTTGCATCAGCAAAATCTTTGCGGAAAATCTACCATTTTGCAAGACACTCTGGATAG